A genomic region of Metopolophium dirhodum isolate CAU chromosome 1, ASM1992520v1, whole genome shotgun sequence contains the following coding sequences:
- the LOC132936049 gene encoding uncharacterized protein KIAA2013 homolog, which yields MRACICNIVSKCTYSLVNYWCCCCCYFTHNTHCNNMSPRDFLYRLRRSLEKIKISKKIAIVVTFIVTLIFYLSPYWRSSNNRSLEYDELFMKNGLFEKLSFHKQAYDMFDANIKHEPLDADEKPYKEFIGNGYFGITLDYDSPIYIKGNRALSIPIYWYPVIKIDIEAPSQLATVVNYKNGIAYRYECFSNRLQSSIKYFAFRALPTILVQDIELTNPTDFVLYAKLKQHSHKHGWSMYSTRPIKLADQTESYIVESGISTSTSENPIYGVSITYSQFPINVKVAPHSIFKLRIIISIEYLDLKNSLEFTGVRSTLEKKSIESILKILHYENIEKTHIDIWEKLWSTGFSISMSKASGVLNGDLINATVYSVLSSVRAPSYEITSSPAVLAKVASSLSYVEGCYGANHDTLQAVGLWSNLSSIEKINNAVSLWILTLEKQGCHNLVNAGASGVAQAMVLSFGNFRFNNQHLQFNMHPKFLHRNFHFRRINYGNMTHINVTVSVQENNKAIISVAIDRSDKNYYACDGGCLDEPVLLGPEYKTFPVKLTDPVTGILYLTYDKKHMEDLKHAIHVKEVSEAPAHEHHVLALHKHGHRLGGLPTFFWVAIGCLIVIFHLFLFKLIYNEYFNWQDKSRIKYDHLQLERTEKWTTFGKEEEQLF from the exons ATGCGAGCATGTATCTGTAATATTGTATCTAAATGCACCTATAGTCTGGTTAATTActggtgttgttgttgttgctatTTCACACACAATACACATTGCAACAACATGAGTCCTAGAGATTTCCTGTACCGGTTGAGAAGgagtttagaaaaaattaaaat ATCAAAGAAAATCGCCATTGTGGTCACTTTTATAgtcactttaatattttatctaagtCCTTACTGGAGATCATCCAACAACCGAAGTCTAGAGTATG atgaattatttatgaaaaatggtCTATTTGAGAAGCTATCTTTTCATAAACAAGCTTATGATATGTTTGATGCAAACATTAAGCACGAGCCACTGGATGCTGATGAAAAACCATACAAAGAATTTATAGGAAATGGTTATTTTGGAATAACACTTGATTATGATTCTCCAATCTATATAAAAGGCAACAGAGCATTGTCAATACCTATTTATTGGTATCCAgtaattaaaatagatattgAAGCACCATCACAATTGGCTACAGTTGTCAATTATAAAAATGGTATAGCGTACCGATACGAATGTTTTTCCAACAGACTCCAAAGTAGTATTAAATACTTTGCATTCCGAGCCTTACCAACAATTCTTGTTCAGGATATAGAACTAACAAATCCTACAGACTTTGTGCTATACGCTAAACTTAAGCAACACTCTCATAAACATGGTTGGTCAATGTATAGCACACGCCCCATAAA ATTAGCTGACCAGACTGAAAGTTATATAGTTGAATCTGGTATTAGTACATCAACATCTGAAAACCCAATTTATGGTGTTTCGATAACATACTCTCAGTTTCCAATAAATGTTaag GTTGCACCacatagtatatttaaattacgtattattatttcaattgaatatttggatttgaaAAATTCCTTAGAGTTTACTGGAGTTAGGTcaactttagaaaaaaaatcaattgaa tCAATATTGAAAATCTTACACTATGAAAACATTGAGAAAACACACATTGATATTTGGGAGAAGCTATGGAGTACTGGTTTCTCAATAAGCATGTCAAAAGCCAGTGGCGTTTTAAATGGTGATTTAATCAATGCAACTGTGTATAGTGTTCTATCCAGTGTTCGAGCTCCTTCCTATGAAATAACATCTTCTCCTGCTGTTCTTGCTAAAGTTGCTAGTAGTCTTTCATATGTTGAAGGTTGTTATGGTGCAAACCACGACACTTT acaAGCTGTAGGTTTATGGTCAAATCTTTCTTCAATTGAAAAAATCAACAATGCTGTGTCATTATGGATTCTTACTTTAGAAAAACAA GGATGCCATAATCTTGTTAATGCGGGAGCTTCTGGAGTAGCTCAAGCAATGGTTTTAAGCTTTGGAAATTTCCGATTTAACAACCAACATTTGCAATTTAATATGCATCCAAAATTTTTACACAGAAATTTTCATTTccg GCGTATCAACTATGGAAATATGACTCATATAAATGTGACAGTTTCAGTGCAAGAAAATAATAAAGCCATTATATCTGTAGCTATAGACCGcagtgataaaaattattatgcttGTGATGGTGGATGCTTAGATGAACCCGTTTTGTTAGG ACCAGAGTATAAAACGTTTCCAGTTAAGCTAACAGATCCTGTAactggaatattatatttgacctATGATAAAAAACACATGGAAGACCTAAAACATGCAATCCATGTTAAAGAAGTTTCAGAGG cTCCAGCTCATGAACACCACGTATTAGCACTTCATAAACATGGACACCGTCTTGGAGGATTGCCAACATTTTTCTGGGTGGCAATTGGTTGTTTGATTGTCATATTTCATCTTTTCCTATTCAAACTAATTTACAATGAATACTTTAACTGGCAAGATAAATcaagaataaaatatg ATCATCTTCAATTAGAAAGAACTGAAAAATGGACCACATTCGGGAAAGAAGAAGAgcaacttttttaa